In Aureibacillus halotolerans, one genomic interval encodes:
- a CDS encoding GNAT family N-acetyltransferase, producing the protein MLDVKNLSNAILANEISLKRASNREFAKYLAIYRENIWFRDTWEKRIGIVDDSDHYFWLIQRNSCVGGVVLEETSFMSLFTIPPFNDEYILLEKIVKFLIGNSAKNEVINAYGILPSQAEHLLKLGFNPQKSRRCMIRPTEIFDDIQWEDNLKIVRPNNQYITDISKLFFENYDSLGFDGVNTLAEQFESVTRYFRDNSNEKLLNDASSIILDSNNDVIAACLISSWEGVPLVYDLAVSSVYRRSGLATKMLKHSLSTLKEKYDFVRLFVYSGNPAESVYYKLGFFSGTKTTNFCFSMDRKGVLSNST; encoded by the coding sequence ATGTTAGATGTTAAAAATCTCTCTAATGCTATTTTAGCTAATGAAATTTCACTTAAGAGAGCAAGTAATAGAGAATTCGCAAAATATTTAGCGATTTATCGTGAAAATATTTGGTTTAGAGATACATGGGAAAAAAGAATTGGGATTGTTGATGATTCTGATCATTATTTTTGGCTAATTCAGAGAAACAGCTGTGTAGGGGGAGTCGTTCTTGAGGAGACCTCATTTATGTCTTTGTTTACCATTCCTCCTTTTAACGATGAATATATATTGTTAGAAAAAATAGTTAAGTTTCTCATAGGTAATTCAGCAAAAAACGAGGTCATCAATGCTTATGGGATTTTGCCGTCTCAAGCTGAGCATTTATTAAAACTCGGGTTTAATCCACAAAAGTCGAGACGTTGTATGATAAGACCTACCGAGATATTCGATGATATTCAATGGGAAGATAATTTAAAAATTGTACGTCCAAACAATCAGTATATAACAGATATATCCAAGTTATTCTTCGAAAACTATGACAGTTTAGGTTTTGACGGAGTGAACACTTTAGCTGAGCAATTTGAGTCAGTAACTAGGTACTTTCGTGATAATAGTAATGAAAAATTATTGAATGATGCATCTAGTATCATCCTTGATTCGAACAATGACGTTATTGCTGCCTGTTTGATATCTTCATGGGAGGGTGTCCCACTGGTCTATGATTTGGCAGTATCTAGTGTATATCGTAGGAGTGGACTCGCAACGAAAATGTTAAAACATTCATTAAGTACTTTAAAAGAGAAATATGATTTTGTACGTCTTTTTGTGTATTCTGGAAATCCGGCAGAGTCAGTATATTATAAACTTGGATTTTTTTCAGGTACTAAAACGACTAACTTCTGTTTTTCCATGGATCGGAAAGGTGTTTTATCAAACTCCACGTGA